From Gavia stellata isolate bGavSte3 unplaced genomic scaffold, bGavSte3.hap2 HAP2_SCAFFOLD_578, whole genome shotgun sequence, a single genomic window includes:
- the SVBP gene encoding small vasohibin-binding protein, which yields MEPSGGGRKERPKPREPAARLEKAKQKSAQQELKQRQRAEVNLCLNRVMTELEQQQFDSFCKQMQASGE from the exons ATGGAGCCGAGCGGTGGGGGGCGGAAGGAGAGGCCGAAGCCCCGGGAGCCGGCGGCCCGCCTGGAGAAGGCCAAGCAGAAATCGgctcagcaggagctgaagcaGCGGCAGAGAGCGGAGGTGA ATTTATGCCTCAACCGAGTGATGAcggagctggagcagcagcagttcGACTCCTTCTGCAAGCAGATGCAGGCCTCCGGCGAGTGA
- the TMEM269 gene encoding transmembrane protein 269, whose product MWMVSPPVDEGSHQLAWLWDHGKGIFQSTKKLFLSERTGRGRTLEFIRKNAANGLSVANLLAGLSSVLCSLNRQYHHSCWLLLVGFLLDLADGAVARQLDACSALGAKLDDFADFTTFGLATALLLQPQGVLGGLLAIAYVMAVFARLCFFSSGIPFTYRGLPCPYASSLLAGTFLLTGGNVTLLRVTATIMILFMVDRGFYPHDKVLESQLWKKVVYAGGVAAVLFSPAAVASVYCLTWSTSYIVFPFAIWSCKA is encoded by the exons ATGTGGATGGTGTCACCGCCGGTCG atgaaGGATCTCACCAGCTTGCCTGGCTTTGGGACCACGGCAAAG GTATTTTCCAGTCTACGAAGAAGCTGTTCCTGAGCGAGCGGACGGGCCGGGGTCGGACGCTGGAGTTCATCCGGAAAAACGCCGCTAACGGGCTCTCCGTGGCCAATCTGCTGGCGGGGCTGTCCTCCGTCCTCTGCAGCCTCAATAG GCAATACCACCACTcgtgctggctgctgctggtggggtttCTGCTTGATCTGGCCGACGGAGCCGTCGCCCGACAGCTCGACGCCTGCTCGGCGCTGG GTGCCAAACTGGATGATTTCGCCGACTTTACCACCTTCGGGCTGGCCacggctctgctgctgcagccgcAGGGCGTCCTGGGCGGGCTGCTGGCCATCGCCTACGTGATGGCCGTATTCGCTCGCCTGTGCTTCTTCTCCAGTG GGATCCCCTTCACCTACCGGGGGCTGCCCTGTCCCTACGCCTCCTCGCTGCTGGCGGGCACCTTCCTGCTGACGGGGGGTAACGTCACGCTGCTCCGCGTCACCGCCACCATCATGATCCTCTTCATGGTCGATCGGGGGTTCTACCCCCACGACAAGGTGCTGGAGTCCCAGCTCTGGAAGAAAGTGGTTTATGCTGGAG GGGTGGCGGCTGTCCTCTTCTCGCCGGCGGCGGTGGCTTCCGTCTATTGCCTCACCTGGTCGACGTCCTACATCGTCTTCCCCTTCGCCATCTGGAGCTGCAAAGCCTAA